One region of bacterium genomic DNA includes:
- a CDS encoding transposase domain-containing protein translates to SRYLAHLFEVLPTLTSLDQLDALLPQNLDRAALNPD, encoded by the coding sequence AGCCGTTACCTGGCGCACCTGTTCGAGGTGCTGCCGACGCTCACCTCGCTGGATCAACTCGATGCTCTGCTCCCGCAGAATCTCGATCGGGCCGCGCTCAACCCGGACTGA